The genomic region CTGAGGCGGAGTCCGCCCTTATGTACTTCTACGTGAACGACCTGGACAAGGCCGGCCACCGGTACGGCGCGCAGTCGCCGCAGTGGGAGCACCAGCTCGAGGAGCTGGACGCCACGGTCAAGCGGCTGGATGCGTCCCTCCCGGCCGGAACCACTGTGCTGGTCACGGCCGACCACGGGATGCTGGACGTTGCTGAGTCACAGCGTCTCGACTACGCTGCGGATGCCGCCCTCGTGGACGGTGTCCGGCACACCGCCGGGGAACCGCGCATGGTGCACCTGTATCTTGAGGACGACGCCGGCGATGCCGCGACGGAGCGGCTCCTGGCGGCCTGGCGTGCCCGCTTCGGCGAGCGGATCTGGGCGTTCACCCGGGAGGAAGCCGTGGCTGCAGGGCTCTTCGGTACGGTGCGGCCCGAGGTCACGGGACGGCTGGGCGATGTGATGGTGGCCGCCCGGGACGCGCTGGCGTTCTACGACACGCGCCGGGTGCGTCCGACGGCCATGGAGGTTGTGGGCCAGCATGGTTCCCTGACCAAGGCCGAACGGGAAGTCCCGCTGCTCAGTTTCCAGGCTTCCGGCAGGACGGGCTCCGGCAAGACAGCAGGCCGCTGGGGATCCCGTGGCTGAGCTCGTCTTTTTCTCCGGAACCATGGACTCCGGCAAGTCCACCCTCGCCCTGCAGATGGACCACAACCACCGCGCCAGCGGTCGCGGCGGGGTGCGGTTCAGCCGCAACGACCGGGCCGGCGACTCCCGGATCTCCAGCCGCTTGGGGCTGCAGACCGAGGCCGTGGAAGTCCTCGACACCACGGACTTCTGGGACGAAGTGGTGCTCCGCCGCACCCAGGGGATTCGCGTGGACTACCTCATCTGCGACGAGGCACAGTTCTATTCAGCCGCCCAGGTGGAGCAGCTGGCACGCGTAGTGGACGAGATCGAGGTGGACGTCTTTGCCTTTGGCATTACCGCGGACTTCCGGACCCGCCTCTTCCCGGGTTCGCAGCGCCTGATTGAACTCGCGGATCGGGTGCAGGTCCTGCAGGTTGAATCGTTGTGCTGGTGCGGCCGGCGCGCCACCCATAACGCCAGGACGGTCGACGGCGTGATGGTCACCGAAGGCGCCCAGGTGGTGGTCGGCGATGTGGACATGGCCATTGATCCTGCGGCCGGCGATCCCGATGGCGACGCAGGCCATGTGCCGGTGGTGGGCTACGAAACGCTGTGCCGGCGGCACTTCATGCGCCGGGTCACCGCTCACGGCGCCAGCATTATCGCCCAGCAGGACCAACTGCTCCCGTTCGAGGTGGACGCCTGCCTGTGGCACGGTGCCACCGGAAGAGCCAGCGCCAGCGGAAGAGCCAGCGCCAGTGGAAGTGCCTGCAGCTAGTCCTCAGTCGCCGCGGGTGCCGAAGACGATTTCGTCCCAGCTGGGAACACTTGAGCGTTTCGGCCGGGATGGCTGCCGTTCCGGTTCGTCCCGGTCCTGATCGGCGCGGGACGTCCCCTGGCCGGGCTGTGGCCGTGTGCCTTCGGGGCGGTTCCCCTCCAAGCGGTTCCCTTCAAGGCGGCGGCGGGCATTGCCGCGGCCCAGGAGTTCGTCCAGCCCCGGGTTGGCAGGCGCCGTGCGGCCGGTAACCGGGGCGGGGGACTGCGCTGCCGGTGAGGCGGGCTCCTCAGGCTTGGCGGGACCGTGTTTTCCGGGGACGGGGTGACCCGGGACTATGGTGATTTCGCGCGTATGGGTGCTGACGCCGTCGTGAAGCTTCAGCGACTCGTCGTCGGTGTCCTCATGCCGGGGCACCAGGTTGAGGCGGGAAACCATCGAAGGCCGGCCGTCGCGGCGCCGGGCCAGCGTGAACTCCGCCGCCGGAGCCCCGGCGGCGCCGTCGTCGTTATTCTCCTGCAGTCCGGACTCCGGATCCTGTTCCACACCGTCCTGCTCAACAGAACCATCTGGATACGCAGAGCCGTCTGGATACGCAGAGCCGTCCGAAGGCGATTCGGCCTCTGTGCCTGCAGGCGCTTCCTCTGCCCGGGGGTGGGCGGCCGGGACACCGTTTGCCAGCAGCAGCGCCAGGGCGTCGTCGCTGTCCTCATCCACGCCAAGCCGCTGGCCGCGCCGCGAACGCAGCATGTCCAGCAGGCCGTCCGGGTCTTTCTGCTGCTCCAGGCCGGCGCCGATGCCGGTGCGGGCCGCCGCGTCCGCGTCGGTTTCGAAGTCGAACGGCCTGTCGGACACCGCGGAAAGCCGGCGGGCCGGCACAGGTCCGTCCAGCGGCTCCAGTTCGCTGAGCTGCTGGGCCCAGCGGTTCGCGTTCTGCAGGGATTTCCGGGTGGGGTTGAACGTCCACATCGCGGGAGGTTCCTCGCCAATGCTCGCGTGGCCACCGGGGGCAGCTTCAAACTTGGCCACCACGGTCCAGGTGCCGTCCGGCCGGCGCCATGAATCCCACTCCAGTGTGGAGGACTGGATGCCGTGGGCGGTGAGTCGGTGGGCCACCATGTCGCCGAGGGTGGCGGCGTTGTCGCCGAAAGCCGACCGGTAGACGTCGTGCCCCGGGGCCGGGGAGGCGACTTCCACCTTCTGGGCCTGCTGCGCAATGTACGCGCGTTCGGCCAGGACCGGCCCTTCGTAACGCTCGACCTTTTCCTGCGGCATGCCTGAGGCGGCGGCAACCTCGGCAGCGGTGGAACCGCTGCGGATTTTCGCCTGGATGTCGCGTGGAGACATGGCCACGGGGGCACCCGCGGACGGGCGCACAGAGGGCCGGCTGGCAGCCAGTCTGAGCGCCTCATTGATCGGCAGCCGGAACATTGCGCCGGCGGTGCCGCTTAACAGGAGATGCTCCCCGTCGTCGTGGACGCCTACAAGCCGTAGATCCTGCATACAATCCTCCACCCTGGCATTACTATCATTCGAAACTCTGCCACCCCGCGCTGTCTTTTCCCGTTAGGGCAGAGGGCGCGCCGCGAAATTCCGGGAGTTTTGGGCGGCTGGTGGGGGCCCGGGGGAGGCGTTTGTTCCGGCTATGGCTTTTCCGCGCAGCTTGGAGAAAAATGTGCCCACCGGGCACAAACCAGGTTCGTCCGGCGTTGTCCCGGATGAATCATTCGAGCGATTCGACGGAGTGTGAGCAGCAGGCCATGGCGACTGATTATGATGCGCCGCGGAAGTCCGAAGAGGACCTCAACGAGGACTCGATTGAGGAGCTGAAGACCCGCCGTGCCGAGAAACCCACGGCGGTGGTGGAGGAGGACGAGTCCGACCTCGCCGAAGGCTACGAGCTGCCGGGAGCCGACCTGTCCGGTGAGGAGCTGCTGGTCCGTGTCCTGCCCGCCCAGGCCGACGAGTTCACGTGTGCCTCGTGCTTCCTGGTCCGGCACCGCTCCCAGATCGCCCGCGAAAAGAACGGGCTGCT from Arthrobacter globiformis harbors:
- a CDS encoding thymidine kinase — translated: MAELVFFSGTMDSGKSTLALQMDHNHRASGRGGVRFSRNDRAGDSRISSRLGLQTEAVEVLDTTDFWDEVVLRRTQGIRVDYLICDEAQFYSAAQVEQLARVVDEIEVDVFAFGITADFRTRLFPGSQRLIELADRVQVLQVESLCWCGRRATHNARTVDGVMVTEGAQVVVGDVDMAIDPAAGDPDGDAGHVPVVGYETLCRRHFMRRVTAHGASIIAQQDQLLPFEVDACLWHGATGRASASGRASASGSACS
- the sepH gene encoding septation protein SepH, encoding MQDLRLVGVHDDGEHLLLSGTAGAMFRLPINEALRLAASRPSVRPSAGAPVAMSPRDIQAKIRSGSTAAEVAAASGMPQEKVERYEGPVLAERAYIAQQAQKVEVASPAPGHDVYRSAFGDNAATLGDMVAHRLTAHGIQSSTLEWDSWRRPDGTWTVVAKFEAAPGGHASIGEEPPAMWTFNPTRKSLQNANRWAQQLSELEPLDGPVPARRLSAVSDRPFDFETDADAAARTGIGAGLEQQKDPDGLLDMLRSRRGQRLGVDEDSDDALALLLANGVPAAHPRAEEAPAGTEAESPSDGSAYPDGSAYPDGSVEQDGVEQDPESGLQENNDDGAAGAPAAEFTLARRRDGRPSMVSRLNLVPRHEDTDDESLKLHDGVSTHTREITIVPGHPVPGKHGPAKPEEPASPAAQSPAPVTGRTAPANPGLDELLGRGNARRRLEGNRLEGNRPEGTRPQPGQGTSRADQDRDEPERQPSRPKRSSVPSWDEIVFGTRGD
- a CDS encoding DUF4193 domain-containing protein, producing the protein MATDYDAPRKSEEDLNEDSIEELKTRRAEKPTAVVEEDESDLAEGYELPGADLSGEELLVRVLPAQADEFTCASCFLVRHRSQIAREKNGLLYCRDCEG